Below is a genomic region from Elusimicrobiota bacterium.
TGGAGCAGGCCCGCATCCGCGAAGAAGAGATCCGCCGGCAGGTGACGGTGGACGTTACCGGGGCTTTTTACGGGGAGCTCGTGGCTCGAAAACAATTGGCGTTAAGCGAAGAAGCCCAGCGGGATCTTCAGGCGCTCTCGGCGTCTTTGCCCCTTTCCGACGGCGCCGCCCGGGCGGTGCTGGAGGGCGTGCGCGCCCGCCTCCGTCGGGCCCAGGCCGAACGCCGCCGGGACGAAGAGCGCGCGTCTTTGACGTTCTTGAGCACCTTGGGGCTTGAACTCTACACCCGGGTGGCGTTGCAGGGGGATTTGTCCACCACGCCCCTCCGGCCGGACCTGGCCAAGCTCCTGGCCCGGGCCCAGGAATCCCGATTGGAAATTCGCGGAACCGAATACCAGCGGGAAATGGATCGCCTAGCGGTCAACCTCACGGAGGCCGAGCGTTATCCCGTGGTGGCGCTGATGGCCGGTTACGAAGTCAACGACCGGGCCTTCCCTTTGGATCAAAATTTCTGGAACGCCACCTTGAACGTCAGCCTCCCGCTCTTCGACGGCTTCGCCAGCCGGGCCCGCATTCGGCAAACGCGGATCGCCGCCAACCAGAGCCGAATTGAACGGGCCGCCATCGAGGACAAGATCGCCCGGGAAGTCCGAACGGCCCACGCCGATTTGATTTACTGGCAGGACGAGGCGGCCGCCCGCCGGGACGACTGGGACCGGCTGCGGGAGCTTTACGCGCGGCTTCCGGGGGGACGGGACCCCGTTCAAAAAGGCCAGGCCCGGTTGGAGCTCCTGTCCTCCGCCCAAGCCTACTGGGACGCCGTCCACGGCCAATTGATCGCCCGGGCCCGGTTGGAAAACGCCGTCGGCCTGCCCCTTGACCCGTAAATTTCTTCGTTCCGCGGCCGCTTTGTGGATCGGCCTGACCTTGGCAACGCCCGCCCCGGCTTTGGCGGAGGCTTCGGCGGCGCCCACGGACACCGCTCTCTGGGACACGCTGTGGTCCCGACTGCGGGCCCTGCCGGCGGACCGCCGACCCCGGGTGGGATTGGTGTTGTCGGGCGGGGGCGCCCGGGGCCTGGCCCACATCGGCGTCCTCAAGGTGTTGGAACGGGAAAAGGTGCCGCTGGATTTAATCGTGGGAACCAGCGTTGGGGCCCTGGTCGGCGCCCTCTACGCCTCGGGCCTTCCCGCCGGGCAAATCGAAAATTTGAGCGCCGAATCGGGCTGGTCGCAATTGACGGATTTATCGGCCGCGGGGGTGGTTCGCCTTCTGGTGACCGAACGGCTGCTCTCGACCCGGAAAATGGAAGCGTACCTCACCGCCCACATCGGAGATAAAAAATTCGCGGATTTGAAAACGGAGTTCGCCTGCGTGGCCGCCGACCTCCGCACCGGGGAGCAGATCGTCCTGCGGGAGGGCTCCGTGGCCCTGGCGGCCCGGGCCAGCGCGACCATGCCCGGGATTTTCGAGCCCGTTCCTTTCCGCCATCGTTTGCTGGTCGACGGCGGCATCGTGGACAACGTGCCGACGGACGTGGCCAAGCGGCTCGGGGTTGATATCCTTATTTGCGTTTACACCCCGGCGGATTTCAGCCGGCACACGGTGACCAACGTGTTGGGCACGCTGACCCAGGCGCTTTACATTCAGGGCCAGGTGATCAGCGAGGAGCGGCTGGGGCTGGCGGATTTCGTCATCCGACCCGACGTCTCGGAAGTGGGCGCCATGGAACTTTGGCGTTCCCGGGAATGCGTCGAGGCCGGCCAGCGGGCCGCCGAAACCGCCTGGCCGGATTTGCGTCGGCGGATGGTGGAGAAATTTTTTGACCGTTGGCTGGCGGGCCCCGCCTTGGCCGAGGCGGCGAAATGAAGCGCCTCGTCTTGCTCTTGTTGGCCCTCAGCGCCGCGGCCCTTCGGGCCGAGGACTTGACGCGCAAGGAACGGGAGGACATGG
It encodes:
- a CDS encoding TolC family protein, yielding MKRGALALLVLWPVWSSAEESAERTFTIAQSVQVALQNNQALLSAREGVRIANQRIAEARSLIWPSLAVNLNASRYRTEDHAVLAGDSGSTLLPPSFNGEADNYYSGRLALRQVLYNGGRTLANTRLAQAALEQARIREEEIRRQVTVDVTGAFYGELVARKQLALSEEAQRDLQALSASLPLSDGAARAVLEGVRARLRRAQAERRRDEERASLTFLSTLGLELYTRVALQGDLSTTPLRPDLAKLLARAQESRLEIRGTEYQREMDRLAVNLTEAERYPVVALMAGYEVNDRAFPLDQNFWNATLNVSLPLFDGFASRARIRQTRIAANQSRIERAAIEDKIAREVRTAHADLIYWQDEAAARRDDWDRLRELYARLPGGRDPVQKGQARLELLSSAQAYWDAVHGQLIARARLENAVGLPLDP
- a CDS encoding patatin-like phospholipase family protein encodes the protein MTRKFLRSAAALWIGLTLATPAPALAEASAAPTDTALWDTLWSRLRALPADRRPRVGLVLSGGGARGLAHIGVLKVLEREKVPLDLIVGTSVGALVGALYASGLPAGQIENLSAESGWSQLTDLSAAGVVRLLVTERLLSTRKMEAYLTAHIGDKKFADLKTEFACVAADLRTGEQIVLREGSVALAARASATMPGIFEPVPFRHRLLVDGGIVDNVPTDVAKRLGVDILICVYTPADFSRHTVTNVLGTLTQALYIQGQVISEERLGLADFVIRPDVSEVGAMELWRSRECVEAGQRAAETAWPDLRRRMVEKFFDRWLAGPALAEAAK